Within the Acuticoccus sediminis genome, the region CACCATGTCGTTCTTCTCGAGCATGTTGGCCGGCATGCCGAAGCTCGCCGCCCGCTCCTTCATCGCAACGTAGGCGACGAGGTTTGCGACGAGGTAGGCGCCCTTCTCGGCCATCAGCCTGGCGGCGTCCTCGTCGATGAGGTTGCCGTGCTCGATGGTCCGGACGCCGTGGCCGACCGCGCGGGTGATCGCCTCGGCCGAGTAGGCGTGGGCGCACACGTAGCGGCCGAAGGCCTCGGCCTCCTCCACCGCGGCCTCGATCTCCTCGATCGAGAACTGCAGCGATTCCAGCGGGTCGTTCGGGGAGGCGACGCCGCCCGAGGCCATGATCTTCACCTGGTCGCAGCCCTGGCGCATCTGCTCGCGCACCACCTTGCGGACCTCTTCCTCGCCGTCGCAGACGATGCGCAGGTACGCCGCGGTGTTGCAGCAGGGGCAGGCGAAGCCCGGATTGGTGCGGCCGCGGCCGTCCGAGTGGCCGCCCGTCGGGCCGATGGAGCGGCCGGCGATGAAGAGACGCGGTCCGGGGATGAGGCCCTTCTCGACGGCCGTCTTCATGCCCCAGTCGGTGCCGCCGGTGTCGCGCACGGTGGTGAAGCCGCGGTCGAGCATGGCCTTGATGCGCTTGGCGCCGCGCGCGGCGGCGAGCGTCAGCGGCACGTCCTCCATCCGGCGCATGTAGACTTCGTCGTGCATGCAGTGGACGTGGCAGTCGATGAGGCCGGGCATCAGCACCTTGCCGCCGCAGTCGACGACGGTGGCGGTGCCCGACGAGATCGGCGTGTCGGAGACTTCGCGGATCTTCTCGCCTTCGACGAGGACCTCGTAGCCCTCGCGCGGCTCGTCGAACGCGGGGTCGAGAAGCTTGAGGTTCTTGAACAGGTACATCGTCATGGCCGGTGCTCCACCGCGCTGGGCGTCAGGACGCGGGTCAATGGAGGGTCCTCTTGTGGAAGGCGCCGTCCTTCATGATGACGCTCATGTGCTGACCCTGGCCGCCGAAGAGGGACAGGTCCTTCAGGGGGTTGCCGTCGATCACCAGGAGGTCGGCGAAGGCGCCGGGCTCCAGGCAGCCGAGCTTGCCCTCCTGCCGGAGGACCCTGGCGGCGATCGTGGTCGCCGAGCGCACGATGTCGAGCGCGGGGACGACGTTGGAGCGCAGCTCGAACTCGCGGCTCTGGTCCACCTGGAGCTGGCCGAGGAGGTCCGAGCCGTAGGCCACCGGCACCCCGGCGCGCTTGCAGATCTCGAGCGACTTCAGGCCGCCCTCGATGACGACGTCGTTCTTCTCCAGCATTTCGCCGGACATGCCGTACTCGGCCGCCCGCTCCTTCATCGCGTAGTAGGCGACGAGGTTGGCGACGAGGAACATGTCCTTCCCGGCCATCAGCTGGGCGGACGCGTCATCGATGAGGTTGCCGTGCTCGATCGTGCGGACGCCGGCGTGGGCGGCGCGGGTGATCGCCTCCGGCGAGTAGGCGTGGGCGCAGGTGTAGCGGCCGAAGGCGTTCGCCTCCTCCACCGCCGCTGCGACCTCGCCGACCGAGAACTGCATCGAATCCAGCGGGTCGAACGGCGAGGCGACGCCGCCCGACATCATGATCTTCACGTGGTCGCAGCCCTGGCGCATCTCCTCGCGCACGGCCTTGCGGACCTCGGTCTTGCCGTCGGCGACGCCCATCACGAAGGCGAGCGCGTTGCAACACGGGCAGAGCGCGCCGGGGTCGGTGCGGCGGCGCATGTCCGAGTGGCCGCCCGTCGGCCCGAGGGCACGCCCGGCGATGAAGAGCCGCGGCCCGGGGCAGTAGCCCTGCTCGACCGCCTGCTTGATGCCCCAGTCGGCCCCGCCGGTGTCCCGCACGGTGGTGAAGCCGCGGTCCAGCATGCCGCGCAGCGCGGCCATTGCGTTCGCGGTCATGAGCGTCAGCGGCATCGTCTCGAGGCGGCTGATGAACACCTCCGCCAGCATGATGTGCACGTGGCAGTCGATCAGGCCCGGCATCAGTGTGCCACCGGCACAGTCGACGACGGCGGCGTCCGGGGCCGTGATCGGCTTGTCCGAGACTTCGCGGATGAGATTGCCTTCGACCAAGAGCTGGTGCCCGGGAAGGATTTCATCCTTCGTCGGGTCGAGCATGGCGAAGTTCTTAAAGAGGATCTGCCCCAAGGAGCGGTCTCCAATCAGAAGTGAGCGCCGGTATGGCCTGCCGCGGCCGGATCATGTGCCAGCGATGACGCGTGATCAAGACTTTGGCATGCCATTCTTTTGTGCGCGATTATGCCTCGTATCCGAACGGATCGTCGACTGTGTGACTAGGACCCGAAAACCAGCGAGGCCCATCTTCGGTGACGGTCGCGCAATCTTCCAATCGAATGCCAAACTCGCCGTAGATGCAAATCGTCGGTTCGATCGAGAAGCAGTTGCCGACCTTCAGCGGAGCAGTGTTGCCGCGCACGATGTA harbors:
- a CDS encoding metal-dependent hydrolase family protein, with the protein product MTMYLFKNLKLLDPAFDEPREGYEVLVEGEKIREVSDTPISSGTATVVDCGGKVLMPGLIDCHVHCMHDEVYMRRMEDVPLTLAAARGAKRIKAMLDRGFTTVRDTGGTDWGMKTAVEKGLIPGPRLFIAGRSIGPTGGHSDGRGRTNPGFACPCCNTAAYLRIVCDGEEEVRKVVREQMRQGCDQVKIMASGGVASPNDPLESLQFSIEEIEAAVEEAEAFGRYVCAHAYSAEAITRAVGHGVRTIEHGNLIDEDAARLMAEKGAYLVANLVAYVAMKERAASFGMPANMLEKNDMVLEGGYKSLEICEKAGVKVAYGSDLLGALAEDQSREFSIRAEVQKPITVIRAATSIAAEVVRRPGRLGTVAPEAWADLIVVDGDPTKDITLLEGQGANLAAIVKGGQFYKNRLGVPA
- a CDS encoding metal-dependent hydrolase family protein, which translates into the protein MGQILFKNFAMLDPTKDEILPGHQLLVEGNLIREVSDKPITAPDAAVVDCAGGTLMPGLIDCHVHIMLAEVFISRLETMPLTLMTANAMAALRGMLDRGFTTVRDTGGADWGIKQAVEQGYCPGPRLFIAGRALGPTGGHSDMRRRTDPGALCPCCNALAFVMGVADGKTEVRKAVREEMRQGCDHVKIMMSGGVASPFDPLDSMQFSVGEVAAAVEEANAFGRYTCAHAYSPEAITRAAHAGVRTIEHGNLIDDASAQLMAGKDMFLVANLVAYYAMKERAAEYGMSGEMLEKNDVVIEGGLKSLEICKRAGVPVAYGSDLLGQLQVDQSREFELRSNVVPALDIVRSATTIAARVLRQEGKLGCLEPGAFADLLVIDGNPLKDLSLFGGQGQHMSVIMKDGAFHKRTLH